The following proteins are encoded in a genomic region of Alnus glutinosa chromosome 8, dhAlnGlut1.1, whole genome shotgun sequence:
- the LOC133874806 gene encoding sodium/calcium exchanger NCL-like, with product MSNHLILFFLLLLILILCGPTNGRFTSLFQSSSDLVSDGGVQQVHHSPYLALNRLSAADSSCDQTYGFLPCTTSVIGNLFLILVYGYLMFLAATYLSNGSELLLEILGPGIVGGLFLPILGALPDAMLILVSGLSGTTATAQSQVAVGMGLLAGSTVMLLTIIWGSCVIVGKCDLVDSKALDAQDTKGFSLTESGVSTDIWTCYGARIMVISVIPFLVVQIPQALNSTSGRHLAILIGLIISLLLLVSYCVYQVLQPWIQRRKFAYVKHKHVVFGLLKYLRKHALGRLFMDDGSPNRDVIDKLFSAIDTDKDGNISKTELRALIVGIEFEEIIDLDHDDAVDKIMIDFDTSHNEVIDKEEFFQGIKRWLSKLKQRLPSSGDPGPQTERFLNDFHQEIKREKDLLDVGEQSDEVVEGVENSKWTSIKAVLLLVLGTIIAAAFADPLVDAVDNFSDATSIPVFFISFIALPLATNSSEAVTAIIFASRDKRETASLTFSELYGAATMNNLLCLAVFLALVYVRDLTWEFSAEVVVILIVCIVMGALASFRTHFPLWTSILAILLYPFSLALVYVLDYVLGWS from the exons ATGTCTAACCACctaatcctcttcttcctcctcctcctcatcctcATCCTCTGTGGCCCCACCAATGGTCGCTTCACTTCCCTCTTTCAGTCATCCTCTGATCTGGTCTCCGATGGTGGCGTCCAGCAGGTCCACCACTCACCCTACCTGGCCCTCAACCGCCTCTCTGCGGCGGATTCCTCGTGCGATCAGACCTACGGGTTCTTGCCCTGCACCACCTCCGTGATCGGCAACCTCTTCCTCATCCTCGTCTACGGGTACCTCATGTTCCTCGCTGCGACCTACTTGTCCAATGGCAGCGAGCTCTTGTTGGAGATTCTAGGCCCTGGAATCGTTGGCGGTCTGTTCCTCCCCATTCTCGGTGCCCTTCCCGATGCCATGCTCATTCTCG TATCCGGTCTTTCTGGAACTACAGCAACTGCTCAAAGTCAAGTCGCTGTAGGAATGGGCTTGCTAGCTGGGTCAACTGTTATGCTTCTTACAATAATATGGGGATCATGTGTTATCGTTGGCAAGTGTGACCTTGTTGATTCAAAGGCACTAGACGCACAAGATACAAAAGGCTTTAGCTTAACTG AATCTGGAGTTAGTACTGACATCTGGACTTGCTACGGTGCAAGGATTATGGTCATATCTGTCATCCCATTTTTAGTCGTTCAAATACCACAAGCTCTCAATTCAACTTCAGGGAGGCACTTAGCAATCTTGATTGGGCTTATCATCTCTCTTCTACTATTGGTTTCTTATTGCGTTTATCAG GTCCTTCAGCCTTGGATCCAGAGGAGAAAATTTGCATATGTGAAGCACAAGCATGTTGTATTTGGACTTCTAAAGTATCTGAGAAAACATGCACTGGGAAGGCTCTTCATGGATGATGGTTCACCTAACAGAGACGTTATTGACAA GCTGTTTTCTGCAATTGACACAGATAAGGATGGAAACATTTCAAAAACTGAATTGAGAGCATTGATTGTTGGAATTGAGTTTGAAGAGATTATTGACCTGGATCATGACGATGCTGTAGATAAAATAATGATAGATTTTGATACGTCCCATAATGAAGTCATTGATAAGGAAGAGTTTTTCCAAGGCATTAAAAGATGGCTAAGTAAGTTAAAGCAGAGGCTGCCTTCCTCTGGTGATCCTGGTCCTCAAACAGAAAGGTTTTTAAATGACTTTCACCAG gaaataaaaagagagaaagatttgttGGATGTGGGGGAACAAAGTGATGAAGTTGTCGAGGGTGTTGAGAATTCCAAGTGGACCTCCATCAAAGCAGTGCTGTTATTGGTTCTGGGAACTATCATTGCTGCAGCATTTGCCGATCCCCTGGTGGATGCTGTTGATAACTTTTCTGATGCCACTAGTATTCCTGTTTTCTTCATCTCGTTTATTGCGCTGCCTTTGGCTACCAACTCTAGCGAAGCTGTCACAGCAATTATATTTGCTAGCCGTGATAAGCGGGAAACTGCCTCATTAACATTTTCTGAG CTATATGGGGCAGCAACGATGAATAACCTCCTCTGCCTCGCAGTCTTCCTAGCCCTTGTTTACGTCAGGGACTTGACATGGGAGTTCTCAGCTGAAGTGGTGGTCATTCTAATTGTCTGCATTGTGATGGGTGCCTTGGCCAGCTTCCGCACCCATTTCCCTCTCTGGACATCTATATTAGCTATCCTACTTTATCCATTCTCCCTGGCGCTGGTTTATGTCCTTGACTACGTTTTAGGGTGGTCATAG